In a genomic window of Desulfovibrio inopinatus DSM 10711:
- a CDS encoding portal protein has product MGGIPITVLNNDQIDQAEREELERKAALDRQSQPFVSGLASHVRQCWEHARDAKRAPSGTTQSVYNRMLSALRQYKGVYSPEEEHVASLDGPSRVYIRLTSEKCHAAISWIMESIAPAGERAWGAAATPEPDLPPEDIEAMARAVAQSAFEQFRPLLEMSGGQVTPEMSSWIQEQGRAQREDVEKQSVKQAKREIEDAEQTIEDVLVEGGWEDALAEMVQDLVIFPAGIMKGPVYESRKVMVWGDDGFPVVENKLCRVFHRVSPFNIYPSPLAQDIQDGYLIEHHVLSRRALRNLIGVDGYDETAIKQILEEPHGLSDWLGILDETERKHLEDRPRSNEDPEERIDALQFWGWIQGQMLIDWGVDAERIPDPTEEYSAEVWLVGDWCIKAELNGDAMGRRPYHKVSFRPRPGAFWGEGIPEMIRDIQEICNATCRALENNMAMCAGFQTGVDINAIPEGANITEIFPHKIWQYDLSRSIGKGAPIQFFQPDPRVQDFKSVYEFFSAQADNVTGVPRYSYGQQQSSGPLSTAAGYSMMIENMNKGIRLVLSNLDRQIIEPVIKDVFVDLVLEGEIDYRGDLNIEAHGTKRLLEKHALTLRRNEFLQIALGSPIIQQLIGLNGLAEVLRPHVADLGLNTDDIIPSPDTIRRQEEMAAQQQAALATQQQQAMQVTTS; this is encoded by the coding sequence ATGGGCGGTATCCCCATCACTGTCCTGAACAACGATCAGATCGATCAAGCCGAACGCGAGGAGCTTGAGCGCAAAGCGGCCCTTGATCGTCAATCGCAGCCTTTTGTTTCCGGCCTTGCGTCGCATGTCCGGCAATGCTGGGAGCATGCTCGTGATGCCAAACGTGCACCATCCGGGACAACACAGAGCGTCTATAACCGGATGTTGTCGGCATTACGCCAATATAAAGGCGTGTATTCGCCAGAGGAGGAACATGTTGCATCGCTTGATGGACCGTCTCGCGTCTACATTCGGCTTACTTCTGAAAAATGCCACGCCGCAATTTCCTGGATCATGGAATCCATTGCTCCTGCCGGTGAACGGGCCTGGGGTGCGGCAGCCACCCCCGAACCGGATCTACCACCGGAAGACATCGAAGCGATGGCACGTGCCGTTGCGCAATCTGCTTTCGAGCAATTTCGTCCACTACTTGAAATGTCAGGGGGGCAAGTCACGCCGGAGATGTCGTCGTGGATTCAAGAACAAGGACGAGCACAGCGCGAAGACGTCGAAAAACAATCAGTAAAGCAGGCGAAACGCGAGATCGAAGACGCCGAACAAACGATTGAGGATGTGCTTGTCGAGGGAGGATGGGAAGACGCTCTTGCCGAAATGGTGCAGGACCTTGTCATTTTCCCCGCCGGTATCATGAAAGGTCCGGTCTACGAATCACGCAAGGTCATGGTGTGGGGAGACGATGGGTTCCCTGTCGTAGAAAACAAGCTCTGTCGTGTTTTCCACCGTGTCAGCCCCTTCAATATTTATCCCTCTCCTTTGGCCCAAGACATTCAAGATGGCTACCTCATCGAGCATCACGTGCTGTCTCGTCGGGCGCTCCGCAATTTGATCGGTGTCGATGGGTACGACGAAACAGCCATTAAACAAATCCTTGAAGAACCGCATGGCCTTTCCGATTGGCTCGGCATCCTTGATGAAACAGAGCGAAAACACCTTGAGGATCGCCCACGAAGCAACGAAGACCCCGAGGAACGCATAGATGCGCTGCAATTTTGGGGATGGATACAAGGGCAAATGCTGATTGATTGGGGTGTTGATGCCGAGCGCATCCCGGACCCCACCGAAGAATACAGCGCCGAAGTCTGGTTGGTCGGCGACTGGTGCATCAAAGCCGAACTCAATGGCGATGCCATGGGCCGTCGTCCGTATCACAAAGTCTCTTTTCGGCCTCGTCCCGGTGCGTTTTGGGGTGAAGGCATCCCGGAGATGATTCGAGATATCCAGGAAATTTGCAATGCCACCTGCCGCGCCCTGGAAAACAATATGGCGATGTGTGCCGGGTTCCAGACTGGAGTCGATATCAATGCGATTCCTGAAGGGGCCAACATCACCGAAATTTTCCCTCACAAGATTTGGCAATACGACTTATCTCGCAGCATCGGGAAAGGCGCTCCGATCCAGTTTTTTCAGCCAGATCCGCGTGTGCAGGATTTTAAAAGCGTCTACGAATTTTTCTCCGCACAGGCCGACAATGTCACCGGCGTGCCGCGCTATTCATACGGCCAACAGCAATCCAGCGGTCCTTTGAGTACTGCAGCCGGATATTCGATGATGATCGAAAATATGAACAAAGGCATCCGGCTCGTTCTGTCGAACCTGGACCGCCAAATCATCGAACCGGTCATCAAAGATGTCTTTGTTGATCTCGTCCTCGAAGGCGAAATCGACTACCGGGGCGACCTCAACATCGAGGCGCACGGCACCAAACGACTGCTTGAAAAACACGCGCTCACCCTCCGGCGAAATGAATTTCTCCAAATCGCACTTGGTTCTCCGATTATTCAGCAACTTATCGGCCTCAACGGTCTTGCCGAGGTGCTTCGACCACACGTTGCTGATCTTGGTCTCAATACAGACGACATCATTCCTTCACCTGACACGATCCGCCGACAGGAAGAGATGGCTGCACAACAGCAAGCCGCTCTTGCCACTCAACAGCAACAGGCAATGCAGGTGACCACCTCATGA